The following are from one region of the Takifugu rubripes chromosome 16, fTakRub1.2, whole genome shotgun sequence genome:
- the cnksr3 gene encoding connector enhancer of kinase suppressor of ras 3 isoform X1 has product MDSVSNWTPQQVVDWMKGLDDSLQQYISSFQRQQVDGDKLLKMSHQELLSLGVMRVGHQELILEAVDLLCALNYGVESDNLKAVVGKMRAAHHNLSGAVSQRRKNPAYHNKISHQPSNGFLTAVVELIAAAKSLLAWLDRTPLSGTNDFTSTKSRIVQLCLELTSTVQKDCTVYEIEEKILEVSRVLNMICQKTVQVTSDPSSGELSRLEEVHICDVKPGEGLGIYIKSTYDGLHVITGTTENSPADKTQRIHAGDEVVQVNKQTVVGWQLKHLVDKLRAESGGVVMVLKKRPSGIFAPAPLKNLRWRPPRAQPSQAAPAPCRPQPEAPEALKRGKTFIVDLDVPPPPTVPYTQLDSKVQPGVKVGPKSPNSCLDPERSRPVPVRLRQRSLARCKPRPVSMPVVSSSGRCDPSLNAGPPGQKGHELLHRYLSNEGINTITEEEPCFPLPYRGHPSLRGVDHIRGSQCFISADLHNSATMPYQEAAPKKTVSASSSSAPPAPPPSSKQPTSMLGGWLARLRLLSH; this is encoded by the exons ATGGACTCTGTTAGTAACTGGACGCCGCAACAGGTGGTGGACTGGATGAAAG GTCTGGATGACAGCCTGCAGCAGTACATCTCCTCCTTCCAGCGGCAGCAGGTGGATGGAGACAAGCTGCTCAAGATGTCCCACCAGGAGCTGCTGTCCCTGGGTGTGATGCGGGTGGGGCACCAGGAGCTGATCCTGGAGGCCGTGGATCTTCTCTGTGCTCTG aaCTACGGTGTGGAGTCTGACAACTTGAAGGCTGTTGTGGGAAAGATGAGAGCAGCGCATCATAACCTGAGCGGGGCCGTTTCTCAGCGCAGGAAGAATCCTGCTTACCACAACAAgatttcccatcagccctcCAACGGATTCCTGACAGCCGTCGTCGAGCTGATCGCAGCTGCCAAGAGTCTGTTGGCCTGGCTGGACAG GACTCCTCTGAGCGGCACCAACGACTTCACCTCCACCAAGAGCAGAATCGTGCAGCTGTGTCTGGAGCTCACCTCTACTGTGCAGAAG GATTGCACCGTTTATGAGATTGAGGAGAAGATTCTGGAAGTG TCCCGTGTTCTGAACATGATTTGCCAGAAGACGGTccaggtgacctctgacccctccagTGGCGAGCTGTCCCGTCTGGAGGAGGTGCACATCTGCGACGTCAAGCCTGGGGAGGGTTTG GGTATTTACATCAAATCCACCTACGATGGTCTTCATGTGATCACAGGAACCACGGAGAAT TCTCCTGCAGACAAAACCCAGAGGATTCACGCTGGAGATGAAGTGGTTCAGGTCAACAAACAGACAGTG GTCGGCTGGCAGTTGAAGCACCTGGTGGACAAGCTGAGGGCAGAGTCCGGCGGTGTCGTCATGGTGTTGAAAAAGAGGCCGTCGGGCATCTTTGCACCCGCTCCACTGAAGAACCTACGCTGGAGGCCTCCACGTGCACAG CCCTCTCAGGCTGCTCCAGCTCCCTGCAGACCTCAGCCTGAAGCGCCAGAAGCTCTGAAGAGAGGGAAGACGTTCATAGTGGATCTGGATGTCCCGCCTCCCCCCACAGTCCCGTACacacagct AGACTCGAAGGTGCAACCAGGCGTTAAAGTGGGACCCAAGTCTCCAAACTCCTGCCTGGACCCTGAGAGGAGTCGTCCGGTCCCCGTACGTCTGAGACAGCGCTCGTTAGCACGCT GTAAACCTCGACCCGTCTCCATGCCTGTGGTGTCATCCTCAGGACGCTGCGACCCGTCACTGAATGCTGGACCTCCAGGACAGAAAG GCCACGAGCTTCTGCACAGATACCTCAGTAACGAAGGTATCAACACCATCACGGAGGAGGAGCCCTGCTTCCCACTGCCGTACCGAGGACACCCATCTCTCCGTGGCGTTGACCACATCCGAGGCAGCCAGTGCTTCATCAGCGCCGACCTGCACAACAGCGCCACCATGCCCTACCAGGAAGCGGCGCCAAAGAAGACGGTGTCGGCCAGCTCCTCCAgcgctcctcctgcccctcctccgAGCAGCAAACAGCCCACCTCGATGCTCGGAGGGTGGCTGGCTCGTCTGCGGCTGCTAAGTCACTAA
- the cnksr3 gene encoding connector enhancer of kinase suppressor of ras 3 isoform X2: MSHQELLSLGVMRVGHQELILEAVDLLCALNYGVESDNLKAVVGKMRAAHHNLSGAVSQRRKNPAYHNKISHQPSNGFLTAVVELIAAAKSLLAWLDRTPLSGTNDFTSTKSRIVQLCLELTSTVQKDCTVYEIEEKILEVSRVLNMICQKTVQVTSDPSSGELSRLEEVHICDVKPGEGLGIYIKSTYDGLHVITGTTENSPADKTQRIHAGDEVVQVNKQTVVGWQLKHLVDKLRAESGGVVMVLKKRPSGIFAPAPLKNLRWRPPRAQPSQAAPAPCRPQPEAPEALKRGKTFIVDLDVPPPPTVPYTQLDSKVQPGVKVGPKSPNSCLDPERSRPVPVRLRQRSLARCKPRPVSMPVVSSSGRCDPSLNAGPPGQKGHELLHRYLSNEGINTITEEEPCFPLPYRGHPSLRGVDHIRGSQCFISADLHNSATMPYQEAAPKKTVSASSSSAPPAPPPSSKQPTSMLGGWLARLRLLSH, from the exons ATGTCCCACCAGGAGCTGCTGTCCCTGGGTGTGATGCGGGTGGGGCACCAGGAGCTGATCCTGGAGGCCGTGGATCTTCTCTGTGCTCTG aaCTACGGTGTGGAGTCTGACAACTTGAAGGCTGTTGTGGGAAAGATGAGAGCAGCGCATCATAACCTGAGCGGGGCCGTTTCTCAGCGCAGGAAGAATCCTGCTTACCACAACAAgatttcccatcagccctcCAACGGATTCCTGACAGCCGTCGTCGAGCTGATCGCAGCTGCCAAGAGTCTGTTGGCCTGGCTGGACAG GACTCCTCTGAGCGGCACCAACGACTTCACCTCCACCAAGAGCAGAATCGTGCAGCTGTGTCTGGAGCTCACCTCTACTGTGCAGAAG GATTGCACCGTTTATGAGATTGAGGAGAAGATTCTGGAAGTG TCCCGTGTTCTGAACATGATTTGCCAGAAGACGGTccaggtgacctctgacccctccagTGGCGAGCTGTCCCGTCTGGAGGAGGTGCACATCTGCGACGTCAAGCCTGGGGAGGGTTTG GGTATTTACATCAAATCCACCTACGATGGTCTTCATGTGATCACAGGAACCACGGAGAAT TCTCCTGCAGACAAAACCCAGAGGATTCACGCTGGAGATGAAGTGGTTCAGGTCAACAAACAGACAGTG GTCGGCTGGCAGTTGAAGCACCTGGTGGACAAGCTGAGGGCAGAGTCCGGCGGTGTCGTCATGGTGTTGAAAAAGAGGCCGTCGGGCATCTTTGCACCCGCTCCACTGAAGAACCTACGCTGGAGGCCTCCACGTGCACAG CCCTCTCAGGCTGCTCCAGCTCCCTGCAGACCTCAGCCTGAAGCGCCAGAAGCTCTGAAGAGAGGGAAGACGTTCATAGTGGATCTGGATGTCCCGCCTCCCCCCACAGTCCCGTACacacagct AGACTCGAAGGTGCAACCAGGCGTTAAAGTGGGACCCAAGTCTCCAAACTCCTGCCTGGACCCTGAGAGGAGTCGTCCGGTCCCCGTACGTCTGAGACAGCGCTCGTTAGCACGCT GTAAACCTCGACCCGTCTCCATGCCTGTGGTGTCATCCTCAGGACGCTGCGACCCGTCACTGAATGCTGGACCTCCAGGACAGAAAG GCCACGAGCTTCTGCACAGATACCTCAGTAACGAAGGTATCAACACCATCACGGAGGAGGAGCCCTGCTTCCCACTGCCGTACCGAGGACACCCATCTCTCCGTGGCGTTGACCACATCCGAGGCAGCCAGTGCTTCATCAGCGCCGACCTGCACAACAGCGCCACCATGCCCTACCAGGAAGCGGCGCCAAAGAAGACGGTGTCGGCCAGCTCCTCCAgcgctcctcctgcccctcctccgAGCAGCAAACAGCCCACCTCGATGCTCGGAGGGTGGCTGGCTCGTCTGCGGCTGCTAAGTCACTAA
- the LOC101061968 gene encoding serine/threonine-protein kinase D3 isoform X1, with amino-acid sequence MSADSSPPPASPRSFIAPTHHMAPPTPSPSPSPPATLCSRFSNGSQTAPSRTNSRGSIHGVSFLLQIGLTRETVTLDPCDQSLSAVRELVCSIVDQKFPECGFFGMYEKILLFRHNLNSENILQRLTSTEEIQEGDLVEVVLSALATAEDFQIRPHMLYVHSYKAPAFCDECGEMLWGLVRQGLKCEGCGLNYHKRCAFKIPNNCSGARKRRLSNISLPGAILSVARPPSTEFSPTPQEEVLLWFQRPLLATGKHNSLLSGRPIWMEKMVLGRVKVPHTFSIHTYTRPTICQYCKRLLKGLFRQGMQCKDCKFNCHKRCAAKVPRECLGEVDFNGDPTSPSPDSEATMEVDISDGNSDGGHSMEDQDELPTPDDIEGPCTDGEKDEETLRAISPSTSSNIPLMRVVQSIKHTKRKSSTVVKEGWMVHYTNCDNLRKRHFWRLDTKSLTLFQNESGAKFYKEIPLSEILQVEPAQDFSHLPQGSHPHCFEVITAIMVYYVGEDHGSLHNPVLVASGIGRDVGHSWEWSIRQAMMPVTPKTSIGPGLSHGKGPKELSISVSNCQIREPVDISSVYQIFADDVLGSGQFGIVYGGKHRKSGRDVAIKIIDKMRFPTKQESQLRNEVAILQNLHHPGIVNLEGMFETPERVFVVMEKLHGDMLDMILSSERHRLPERLTKFLGTQILVALRHLHFKNIVHCDLKPENVLLASAEPFPQVKLCDFGFARIIGEKSFRRSVVGTPAYLPPEVFRSKGYNRSLDMWSVGVIIYVSLSGTFPFNEDEEISDQIQNAAFMYPPNPWKEVSQEATDLINNLLQVKMRKRFSVDKSLSHPWLQDYQTWLDLREFETRRGERYITHESDDARWEEYADERGLHYPKHFITSPNLDHMEEDP; translated from the exons ATGTCGGCCGACAGCAGCCCGCCGCCGGCGTCCCCACGCTCTTTCATTGCCCCCACTCATCACATGGCCCCTCCCACGCCGTCACCATCCCCCAGCCCGCCTGCCACTCTCTGCAGCCGGTTTTCTAATGGCAGCCAGACAGCCCCCAGCCGCACAAACTCACGGGGCTCCATTCATGGAGTCTCCTTTCTGCTCCAGATTGGACTCACCAGGGAGACggtgacccttgacccctgTGACCAGTCACTGTCagctgtcagagagctggtCTGCTCCATCGTGGATCAGAAG TTCCCTGAATGTGGATTTTTTGGGATGTATGAGAAGATTCTGCTGTTCCGCCACAACCTGAACTCAGAGAACATCCTGCAGCGTCTGACTTCCACTGAGGAGATCCAGGAAGGTGAtctggtggaggtggtgctTTCTG CTTTGGCTACAGCTGAAGACTTTCAGATCCGACCTCACATGCTATATGTGCACTCCTACAAGGCTCCGGCCTTCTGTGATGAGTGTGGGGAGATGCTGTGGGGGCTGGTCAGACAGGGCCTCAAGTGCGAAG GATGTGGACTGAACTACCACAAACGCTGTGCTTTCAAGATCCCCAACAACTGCAGCGGTGCCAGGAAGAGAAGGCTGTCTAACATCTCTCTGCCAGGTGCCATCTTGTCTGTGGCTCGTCCTCCATCCACAGAGTTCAGCCCCACACCTCAGGAGGAGGTACTGTTGTGGTTTCAG CGCCCCCTCCTGGCGACTGGGAAGCATAACTCTCTGCTGAGTGGTCGTCCCATCTGGATGGAGAAGATGGTCCTGGGTCGAGTCAAAGTTCCTCACACCTTTTCCATCCACACTTATACTCGTCCCACCATCTGCCAGTACTGCAAGCGCCTGCTGAAGGGTCTCTTCCGCCAGGGGATGCAATGCAAAG ATTGTAAATTCAACTGTCATAAGAGATGCGCAGCCAAAGTCCCGCGAGAGTGTCTCGGTGAGGTCGACTTTAACGGAG ACCCAACGAGCCCCAGTCCAGACTCAGAGGCCACGATGGAGGTCGACATCAGTGATGGTAACAGTGATGGCGGTCACAGCATGGAGGACCAGGATGAGCTTCCCACCCCTGATGACATCGAAGGCCCCTGTACAGACGGCGAGAAGGATGAAGAGACTCTCAGAGCCATCAG CCCATCCACCAGCAGTAACATCCCCCTGATGCGTGTTGTTCAGTCCATCAAGCACACCAAGAGGAAAAGCTCCACAGTGGTGAAGGAGGGGTGGATGGTGCATTACACCAACTGTGACAACCTG aggaagagacatTTCTGGAGGCTGGACACCAAGAGTCTGACTCTGTTTCAGAATGAAAGTGGAGCCAAGTTTTACAAG GAGATCCCACTGTCTGAGATCCTTCAGGTGGAGCCGGCACAAGACTTCAGTCATCTCCCTCAGGGCAGTCACCCGCACTGCTTTGAAGTGATCACTGCCATCATGGTGTACTACGTTGGGGAGGATCATGGAAGCCTGCACAATCCTGTCCTGGTGGCGTCTGGCATCGGGAGGGACGTGGGCCACAGCTGGGAGTGGTCCATTCGACAGGCAATGATGCCCGTCACACCCAAAACCAGCATTGGCCCCGGGCTGAGCCACGGGAAGGGCCCCA agGAACTCAGCATATCGGTGTCAAACTGCCAGATACGGGAACCCGTG GATATCAGCTCAGTGTATCAGATCTTTGCTGACGACGTCCTCGGCTCCGGACAGTTTGGGATCGTCTATGGAG GTAAACACAGGAAGAGCGGCAGAGACGTGGCCATAAAGATCATCGATAAGATGAGGTTCCCTACCAAGCAGGAGAGCCAGCTGAGGAACGAGGTGGCCATCCTGCAG AACCTTCACCACCCGGGGATCGTCAACCTGGAGGGCATGTTCGAGACGCCCGAGCGGGTCTTTGTGGTCATGGAGAAGCTGCATGGAGACATGTTGGACATGATCCTGTCCAGTGAGAGACACCGGCTGCCTGAACGCCTCACCAAGTTCCTGGGAACACAG ATCTTGGTGGCTCTTCGACATCTACACTTCAAGAACATCGTCCACTGTGATTTGAAGCCAGAGAATGTTCTCTTGGCCTCTGCAGAACCCTTCCCTCAG GTGAAGCTCTGCGACTTTGGCTTTGCCCGCATCATCGGGGAGAAGTCGTTCCGTCGCTCTGTGGTTGGAACGCCGGCGTATCTGCCACCAGAGGTTTTTCGGAGTAAAGGCTACAACCGCTCCTTGGACATGTGGTCGGTGGGTGTCATCATCTACGTCAGCCTGAGCGGAACCTTCCCCTTTAACGAGGACGAAGAAATTAGTGACCAGATCCAGAATGCTGCATTCATGTACCCGCCCAATCCCTGGAAGGAGGTTTCTCAGGAGG CCACAGATCTGATCAATAACCTACTCCAGGTGAAGATGAGGAAGCGCTTCAGCGTGGACAAGTCTCTGAGTCACCCCTGGCTGCAG GACTACCAGACCTGGCTGGACCTCCGAGAGTTCGAGACCCGGCGAGGCGAGCGCTACATCACGCACGAGAGCGACGACGCTCGCTGGGAGGAGTACGCTGACGAGAGAGGCCTGCACTACCCCAAACACTTCATCACGTCCCCCAACCTGGACCACATGGAGGAGGACCCCTAG
- the LOC101061968 gene encoding serine/threonine-protein kinase D3 isoform X2 gives MSADSSPPPASPRSFIAPTHHMAPPTPSPSPSPPATLCSRFSNGSQTAPSRTNSRGSIHGVSFLLQIGLTRETVTLDPCDQSLSAVRELVCSIVDQKFPECGFFGMYEKILLFRHNLNSENILQRLTSTEEIQEGDLVEVVLSALATAEDFQIRPHMLYVHSYKAPAFCDECGEMLWGLVRQGLKCEGCGLNYHKRCAFKIPNNCSGARKRRLSNISLPGAILSVARPPSTEFSPTPQEERPLLATGKHNSLLSGRPIWMEKMVLGRVKVPHTFSIHTYTRPTICQYCKRLLKGLFRQGMQCKDCKFNCHKRCAAKVPRECLGEVDFNGDPTSPSPDSEATMEVDISDGNSDGGHSMEDQDELPTPDDIEGPCTDGEKDEETLRAISPSTSSNIPLMRVVQSIKHTKRKSSTVVKEGWMVHYTNCDNLRKRHFWRLDTKSLTLFQNESGAKFYKEIPLSEILQVEPAQDFSHLPQGSHPHCFEVITAIMVYYVGEDHGSLHNPVLVASGIGRDVGHSWEWSIRQAMMPVTPKTSIGPGLSHGKGPKELSISVSNCQIREPVDISSVYQIFADDVLGSGQFGIVYGGKHRKSGRDVAIKIIDKMRFPTKQESQLRNEVAILQNLHHPGIVNLEGMFETPERVFVVMEKLHGDMLDMILSSERHRLPERLTKFLGTQILVALRHLHFKNIVHCDLKPENVLLASAEPFPQVKLCDFGFARIIGEKSFRRSVVGTPAYLPPEVFRSKGYNRSLDMWSVGVIIYVSLSGTFPFNEDEEISDQIQNAAFMYPPNPWKEVSQEATDLINNLLQVKMRKRFSVDKSLSHPWLQDYQTWLDLREFETRRGERYITHESDDARWEEYADERGLHYPKHFITSPNLDHMEEDP, from the exons ATGTCGGCCGACAGCAGCCCGCCGCCGGCGTCCCCACGCTCTTTCATTGCCCCCACTCATCACATGGCCCCTCCCACGCCGTCACCATCCCCCAGCCCGCCTGCCACTCTCTGCAGCCGGTTTTCTAATGGCAGCCAGACAGCCCCCAGCCGCACAAACTCACGGGGCTCCATTCATGGAGTCTCCTTTCTGCTCCAGATTGGACTCACCAGGGAGACggtgacccttgacccctgTGACCAGTCACTGTCagctgtcagagagctggtCTGCTCCATCGTGGATCAGAAG TTCCCTGAATGTGGATTTTTTGGGATGTATGAGAAGATTCTGCTGTTCCGCCACAACCTGAACTCAGAGAACATCCTGCAGCGTCTGACTTCCACTGAGGAGATCCAGGAAGGTGAtctggtggaggtggtgctTTCTG CTTTGGCTACAGCTGAAGACTTTCAGATCCGACCTCACATGCTATATGTGCACTCCTACAAGGCTCCGGCCTTCTGTGATGAGTGTGGGGAGATGCTGTGGGGGCTGGTCAGACAGGGCCTCAAGTGCGAAG GATGTGGACTGAACTACCACAAACGCTGTGCTTTCAAGATCCCCAACAACTGCAGCGGTGCCAGGAAGAGAAGGCTGTCTAACATCTCTCTGCCAGGTGCCATCTTGTCTGTGGCTCGTCCTCCATCCACAGAGTTCAGCCCCACACCTCAGGAGGAG CGCCCCCTCCTGGCGACTGGGAAGCATAACTCTCTGCTGAGTGGTCGTCCCATCTGGATGGAGAAGATGGTCCTGGGTCGAGTCAAAGTTCCTCACACCTTTTCCATCCACACTTATACTCGTCCCACCATCTGCCAGTACTGCAAGCGCCTGCTGAAGGGTCTCTTCCGCCAGGGGATGCAATGCAAAG ATTGTAAATTCAACTGTCATAAGAGATGCGCAGCCAAAGTCCCGCGAGAGTGTCTCGGTGAGGTCGACTTTAACGGAG ACCCAACGAGCCCCAGTCCAGACTCAGAGGCCACGATGGAGGTCGACATCAGTGATGGTAACAGTGATGGCGGTCACAGCATGGAGGACCAGGATGAGCTTCCCACCCCTGATGACATCGAAGGCCCCTGTACAGACGGCGAGAAGGATGAAGAGACTCTCAGAGCCATCAG CCCATCCACCAGCAGTAACATCCCCCTGATGCGTGTTGTTCAGTCCATCAAGCACACCAAGAGGAAAAGCTCCACAGTGGTGAAGGAGGGGTGGATGGTGCATTACACCAACTGTGACAACCTG aggaagagacatTTCTGGAGGCTGGACACCAAGAGTCTGACTCTGTTTCAGAATGAAAGTGGAGCCAAGTTTTACAAG GAGATCCCACTGTCTGAGATCCTTCAGGTGGAGCCGGCACAAGACTTCAGTCATCTCCCTCAGGGCAGTCACCCGCACTGCTTTGAAGTGATCACTGCCATCATGGTGTACTACGTTGGGGAGGATCATGGAAGCCTGCACAATCCTGTCCTGGTGGCGTCTGGCATCGGGAGGGACGTGGGCCACAGCTGGGAGTGGTCCATTCGACAGGCAATGATGCCCGTCACACCCAAAACCAGCATTGGCCCCGGGCTGAGCCACGGGAAGGGCCCCA agGAACTCAGCATATCGGTGTCAAACTGCCAGATACGGGAACCCGTG GATATCAGCTCAGTGTATCAGATCTTTGCTGACGACGTCCTCGGCTCCGGACAGTTTGGGATCGTCTATGGAG GTAAACACAGGAAGAGCGGCAGAGACGTGGCCATAAAGATCATCGATAAGATGAGGTTCCCTACCAAGCAGGAGAGCCAGCTGAGGAACGAGGTGGCCATCCTGCAG AACCTTCACCACCCGGGGATCGTCAACCTGGAGGGCATGTTCGAGACGCCCGAGCGGGTCTTTGTGGTCATGGAGAAGCTGCATGGAGACATGTTGGACATGATCCTGTCCAGTGAGAGACACCGGCTGCCTGAACGCCTCACCAAGTTCCTGGGAACACAG ATCTTGGTGGCTCTTCGACATCTACACTTCAAGAACATCGTCCACTGTGATTTGAAGCCAGAGAATGTTCTCTTGGCCTCTGCAGAACCCTTCCCTCAG GTGAAGCTCTGCGACTTTGGCTTTGCCCGCATCATCGGGGAGAAGTCGTTCCGTCGCTCTGTGGTTGGAACGCCGGCGTATCTGCCACCAGAGGTTTTTCGGAGTAAAGGCTACAACCGCTCCTTGGACATGTGGTCGGTGGGTGTCATCATCTACGTCAGCCTGAGCGGAACCTTCCCCTTTAACGAGGACGAAGAAATTAGTGACCAGATCCAGAATGCTGCATTCATGTACCCGCCCAATCCCTGGAAGGAGGTTTCTCAGGAGG CCACAGATCTGATCAATAACCTACTCCAGGTGAAGATGAGGAAGCGCTTCAGCGTGGACAAGTCTCTGAGTCACCCCTGGCTGCAG GACTACCAGACCTGGCTGGACCTCCGAGAGTTCGAGACCCGGCGAGGCGAGCGCTACATCACGCACGAGAGCGACGACGCTCGCTGGGAGGAGTACGCTGACGAGAGAGGCCTGCACTACCCCAAACACTTCATCACGTCCCCCAACCTGGACCACATGGAGGAGGACCCCTAG
- the ndufaf7 gene encoding protein arginine methyltransferase NDUFAF7, mitochondrial isoform X1 gives MRVGLRATHLINRIFTHSVGSASAVRWRTAHIKLLCSSSDESRGSRSSLLRHLTSKIQATGPITVAEYMREVLTNPLMGYYVRNDMLGPDGDFITSPEISQIFGELIGVWIISEWIGAGRPKQLQLVELGPGKGSLAADILRVFTQLHSVIGDASVSLHLVEVSPVLSRIQAQELTRTCSHEVDNTDTPVYCSGETATGLPVSWYRRLEDVPAGFSIFLAHEFFDALPVHKFERTQKGWREVLVDIHPEKPEQLRFVLAPSPTLASSALVQADERRSHVEVCAEGGVLVQQLARRVAEHGGAALIADYGHDGTKTDTLRGFKGHRQHHVLADPGSADLTADVDFRYLRRMAGGGVACMGPLAQRAFLKNMGIDARMQVLLRNCTDASTRKQLINSYALLTDPAQMGERFNFFCLLHHGRLVQPQVLTGLKLEKRSPAQLPVAGFTELSYS, from the exons ATGAGGGTTGGATTAAGAGCTACACACCTTATCAACAGAATCTTCACTCATTCTGTCGGCTCGGCTTCAGCAG TCCGATGGCGAACAGCTCACATCAAACttctctgcagctcctcagatGAGAGCAGGGGGTCCAGATCCTCCCTGCTGCGACACCTGACCTCCAAAATACAAGCCACTGGCCCCATTACGGTGGCAGAGTACATGAGAGAGGTGCTGACCAACCCTCTGATG GGATATTATGTCAGAAACGACATGCTGGGACCTGATGGAGATTTCATCACATCACCTGAAATCAGTCAGATTTTCGGAGAG TTGATTGGCGTTTGGATCATCAGTGAGTGGATCGGAGCCGGTCGGcccaaacagctgcagctggtggagctgggaCCGGGAAAAGGATCGCTGGCCGCCGACATCCTCAGA gtttTCACACAGCTGCACTCTGTGATTGGTGATGCCTCCGTCTCCCTCCACCTGGTGGAGGTCAGTCCGGTGCTGAGTCGCATCCAGGCCCAGGAATTAACCAGGACCTGCAGCCATGAGGTGGACAACACTGACACACCAGTTTACTGCAGCGGGGAGACCGCCACCGGCCTGCCTGTGTCCTGGTACCGCCGCCTGGAGGACGTTCCAGCAG GTTTCAGCATCTTCCTGGCTCACGAGTTCTTTGACGCTCTTCCCGTCCACAAGTTTGAG CGGACTCagaagggctggagggaggtgCTGGTGGACATCCACCCGGAGAAGCCGGAGCAGCTGAGGTTTGTTCTGGCCCCGTCGCCCACGCTGGCCTCTTCCGCACTGGTACAG gcAGATGAGAGGCGGAGTCACGTGGAGGTGTGTGCGGAGGGCGGCgtcctggtccagcagctggcCAGGAGGGTGGCAGAGCACGGAGGGGCGGCGCTGATCGCAGACTACGGCCATGATGGAACCAAGACAGACACGCTGAGA ggttttAAAGGTCACCGGCAGCACCACGTCCTCGCCGACCCAGGATCAGCTGACCTCACTGCCGACGTGGATTTCAGATACCTGCGCAGGATGGCTGGAGGAGGCGTGGCCTGCATGGGGCCGCTCGCTCAGAGGGCGTTCTTGAAGAACATGGGCATCGACGCCCGAATGCAG gttctgctgaggAACTGCACCGACGCTTCCACGAGGAAGCAGTTGATCAACAGTTACGCCCTGCTGACCGACCCGGCCCAAATGGGCGAGCGGTTCAACTTCTTTTGCCTGCTGCACCACGGCCGGCTGGTCCAACCGCAGGTGCTGACGGGCCTGAAGCTGGAGAAAAGGAGCCCGGCCCAGCTGCCTGTGGCCGGCTTCACCGAGCTCAGTTACTCCTGA
- the ndufaf7 gene encoding protein arginine methyltransferase NDUFAF7, mitochondrial isoform X2: protein MREVLTNPLMGYYVRNDMLGPDGDFITSPEISQIFGELIGVWIISEWIGAGRPKQLQLVELGPGKGSLAADILRVFTQLHSVIGDASVSLHLVEVSPVLSRIQAQELTRTCSHEVDNTDTPVYCSGETATGLPVSWYRRLEDVPAGFSIFLAHEFFDALPVHKFERTQKGWREVLVDIHPEKPEQLRFVLAPSPTLASSALVQADERRSHVEVCAEGGVLVQQLARRVAEHGGAALIADYGHDGTKTDTLRGFKGHRQHHVLADPGSADLTADVDFRYLRRMAGGGVACMGPLAQRAFLKNMGIDARMQVLLRNCTDASTRKQLINSYALLTDPAQMGERFNFFCLLHHGRLVQPQVLTGLKLEKRSPAQLPVAGFTELSYS, encoded by the exons ATGAGAGAGGTGCTGACCAACCCTCTGATG GGATATTATGTCAGAAACGACATGCTGGGACCTGATGGAGATTTCATCACATCACCTGAAATCAGTCAGATTTTCGGAGAG TTGATTGGCGTTTGGATCATCAGTGAGTGGATCGGAGCCGGTCGGcccaaacagctgcagctggtggagctgggaCCGGGAAAAGGATCGCTGGCCGCCGACATCCTCAGA gtttTCACACAGCTGCACTCTGTGATTGGTGATGCCTCCGTCTCCCTCCACCTGGTGGAGGTCAGTCCGGTGCTGAGTCGCATCCAGGCCCAGGAATTAACCAGGACCTGCAGCCATGAGGTGGACAACACTGACACACCAGTTTACTGCAGCGGGGAGACCGCCACCGGCCTGCCTGTGTCCTGGTACCGCCGCCTGGAGGACGTTCCAGCAG GTTTCAGCATCTTCCTGGCTCACGAGTTCTTTGACGCTCTTCCCGTCCACAAGTTTGAG CGGACTCagaagggctggagggaggtgCTGGTGGACATCCACCCGGAGAAGCCGGAGCAGCTGAGGTTTGTTCTGGCCCCGTCGCCCACGCTGGCCTCTTCCGCACTGGTACAG gcAGATGAGAGGCGGAGTCACGTGGAGGTGTGTGCGGAGGGCGGCgtcctggtccagcagctggcCAGGAGGGTGGCAGAGCACGGAGGGGCGGCGCTGATCGCAGACTACGGCCATGATGGAACCAAGACAGACACGCTGAGA ggttttAAAGGTCACCGGCAGCACCACGTCCTCGCCGACCCAGGATCAGCTGACCTCACTGCCGACGTGGATTTCAGATACCTGCGCAGGATGGCTGGAGGAGGCGTGGCCTGCATGGGGCCGCTCGCTCAGAGGGCGTTCTTGAAGAACATGGGCATCGACGCCCGAATGCAG gttctgctgaggAACTGCACCGACGCTTCCACGAGGAAGCAGTTGATCAACAGTTACGCCCTGCTGACCGACCCGGCCCAAATGGGCGAGCGGTTCAACTTCTTTTGCCTGCTGCACCACGGCCGGCTGGTCCAACCGCAGGTGCTGACGGGCCTGAAGCTGGAGAAAAGGAGCCCGGCCCAGCTGCCTGTGGCCGGCTTCACCGAGCTCAGTTACTCCTGA